The Afipia massiliensis genome has a segment encoding these proteins:
- a CDS encoding MFS transporter — MSALTSIQMSPAQTSPRQSASSVALAQGTVETDIPARLDSLPWSGFHTRVIAALGITWILDGLEVTLAGALSGALKESPVLKFTNTDIGIATSAYLAGAVLGAIGFGWLTDRIGRKKLFFVTLAVYLAATAATAFSWSLASFAFFRFLTGAGIGGEYTAINSTIQELVPARYRGRTDLIVNGSFWIGAAIGAVSAIVLLDPNVIDPEKGWRLAFLTGAGLGLIVFVMRFWIPESPRWLIIHGHPERALKIVNDIESSVMVEARGSGSQLPKIKLKMRTHTPLREVAVTLLRTYRSRSLVGLSLMVAQAFFYNAIFFTYALVLTDFFAIPAANVGWYILPFAAGNFLGPLLLGSLFDTVGRRTMIAFTYSVSGILLAVSGYLFSIGVLSAQTQTIAWMVIFFFASPAASAAYLTVSETFPLEIRALAIALFYAIGTGIGGIAGPMLFGVLIDTGSRDSVFVGYLLGSALMVAAGFIAWRYCIDAECKSLEEVARPLAAQE; from the coding sequence ATGTCAGCTTTGACAAGCATCCAGATGTCCCCCGCACAGACCTCACCGCGACAAAGCGCTTCCTCTGTCGCGCTCGCTCAAGGGACTGTCGAGACAGATATCCCCGCACGTCTGGATTCGCTGCCGTGGAGCGGATTTCATACCCGCGTGATCGCGGCGCTCGGCATCACCTGGATTCTCGATGGTCTTGAGGTGACGCTTGCGGGTGCATTGTCGGGTGCTCTGAAAGAGAGTCCGGTTCTCAAGTTCACCAACACCGATATCGGCATCGCCACCAGTGCATATCTTGCCGGTGCGGTTCTCGGGGCTATCGGCTTCGGCTGGCTGACGGACCGGATCGGACGCAAGAAACTGTTCTTCGTCACACTTGCGGTCTATCTCGCAGCTACAGCAGCAACGGCTTTTTCGTGGAGTCTCGCAAGCTTCGCATTCTTCCGGTTCCTGACCGGTGCGGGCATCGGTGGTGAATACACCGCGATCAATTCGACCATTCAGGAGCTTGTGCCTGCGCGTTATCGCGGTCGCACCGACCTGATCGTCAACGGCAGTTTCTGGATCGGAGCAGCGATAGGTGCGGTGAGCGCAATCGTGCTGCTCGATCCGAATGTGATCGATCCTGAAAAGGGCTGGCGGCTGGCGTTTCTAACCGGCGCGGGTCTCGGCCTGATCGTATTCGTGATGCGGTTCTGGATTCCCGAAAGCCCACGCTGGCTGATAATCCACGGCCACCCGGAGCGGGCCTTGAAGATCGTGAACGATATCGAATCCTCGGTGATGGTCGAGGCGCGCGGCAGCGGTTCTCAGTTACCCAAAATAAAGCTGAAAATGCGCACGCATACCCCGCTGCGCGAGGTCGCCGTCACCCTGTTGCGGACCTATCGCAGCCGCTCTTTGGTGGGACTGTCGCTGATGGTGGCGCAGGCATTCTTTTATAACGCGATTTTCTTCACCTATGCTTTGGTTTTGACAGATTTCTTCGCTATCCCCGCCGCAAATGTCGGCTGGTACATCCTGCCTTTCGCGGCCGGAAATTTTCTCGGGCCACTGCTGCTCGGTTCGCTGTTCGACACGGTCGGGCGGCGCACCATGATTGCCTTCACCTATAGCGTGTCGGGCATCCTGCTCGCCGTGTCGGGGTATCTGTTCTCGATCGGTGTCCTTAGTGCGCAAACCCAGACGATTGCCTGGATGGTGATCTTCTTCTTTGCGTCGCCGGCGGCCAGTGCTGCGTATCTCACCGTGAGCGAAACCTTTCCGCTCGAGATTCGCGCTCTGGCCATCGCGCTGTTTTATGCGATCGGCACCGGCATCGGTGGCATCGCCGGGCCAATGCTGTTCGGCGTGTTGATCGACACCGGTTCGCGCGACAGCGTGTTTGTCGGTTATCTGCTTGGATCGGCTTTGATGGTCGCAGCGGGGTTCATCGCGTGGCGTTATTGCATCGATGCCGAGTGCAAATCACTTGAGGAGGTTGCGCGGCCGCTGGCGGCGCAAGAATAA
- the otsB gene encoding trehalose-phosphatase, translating to MDHRVTENFAAKSMGDMLSAPAGIVPDLDQTALLLDIDGTLLELAPTPRDVVVPPKLGLVLQTLHDRLDGALALVSGRSLTDIDVIFAPLQFPAVGGHGAEMRLSVESEAVASCAPPMDNDLKRRFIAISHLSPGILYEDKGYSVALHYRLAPQFERTIYEAVSAIRADLPQAPIEVLPGKFVCEIKPAGFTKATGVRELMNHAPFSGRNPIFIGDDVTDESVFAIMPAFRGVSFSVGRRAHGVNGQFKAPKDVRAWLTHLLDEEAMAAQ from the coding sequence ATGGATCATCGCGTGACTGAGAATTTTGCCGCAAAATCCATGGGGGACATGCTGTCCGCGCCGGCCGGAATCGTGCCGGACCTGGACCAGACCGCGTTGCTGCTCGATATCGACGGCACGTTGCTTGAGCTTGCGCCGACACCTCGCGACGTCGTGGTGCCGCCGAAACTCGGCTTGGTTCTTCAAACACTGCATGACCGGCTGGATGGCGCGCTCGCGCTGGTCAGCGGCCGCTCGCTGACCGACATCGATGTCATCTTTGCGCCGTTGCAGTTTCCGGCTGTTGGCGGCCATGGTGCGGAAATGCGGCTGTCGGTCGAGAGCGAGGCGGTCGCGTCGTGCGCGCCCCCGATGGACAATGACCTGAAGCGGCGCTTCATCGCGATCTCTCACCTCAGTCCCGGCATCCTGTATGAGGACAAGGGTTACTCCGTCGCGCTGCATTACCGGCTGGCGCCGCAGTTCGAGCGGACGATCTACGAAGCGGTGTCGGCGATCCGCGCCGATCTTCCGCAAGCCCCGATTGAAGTGCTCCCGGGAAAATTCGTGTGCGAGATCAAGCCCGCTGGTTTCACCAAGGCGACCGGTGTTCGCGAATTGATGAATCACGCGCCTTTCTCCGGGCGCAATCCCATATTCATTGGTGACGATGTCACCGACGAATCCGTGTTCGCCATCATGCCGGCGTTTCGCGGTGTGTCATTCTCGGTGGGCCGGCGTGCGCACGGCGTCAACGGGCAGTTCAAGGCCCCGAAAGACGTCCGCGCCTGGCTCACGCATTTACTCGATGAAGAAGCGATGGCGGCGCAATGA
- a CDS encoding glycoside hydrolase family 15 protein: MNIPKAITALQAEAGAKIDHGLDLAVIGNCKTAALVDPTSRLVWWCFPRFDADPVFSRLLAGDEEKGFSDVVLDGMVDFKSEYIRNTALVETILTDAKGNAVRITDFAPRFRQYGRMFRPPQLFRIIEPIAGLPRITIRIRPTHSYGKPLKRSSLGSNHIRYVEEESSVRVTTDAPIAMIEHESPFVLTRPVHMVFGHDEPYPGDLAATAKSFAEQTKAYWLHWVRRLYISYDYQEAIIRAAITLKLSNFEETGGIIAAHTTSIPEAPGSGRTWDYRFCWLRDAYFVVKALNRVGATQTMEDFIGFTLSLAANTDEPLKPVYSVVPNLPLDEWIAADLKGYRGDGPVRVGNAAVEQSQHDTYGSVILAALPLFFDRRLPTPAGEKLFRLLEGLGEKAADVALKPDAGIWEYRGRQRIHTHSAAMCWAGVNRLASIAARLGLHDRAAYWNSVADPIHKELLERAWNPKREAFTAAFGSDDLDASVLLLPDLGVCEVDDPRFVKTVAVMERELLREKHVMRYAAEDDFGLPVTAFLICRFWLIDAWWQQGRREEAREAFADALAHRNRYGLLSEDVDPKTGALFGNFPQTYSMAGLILTGMKLSRNWEDRYWRS; the protein is encoded by the coding sequence ATGAATATTCCCAAGGCAATCACGGCACTACAGGCTGAAGCAGGCGCGAAGATCGATCACGGCCTCGATCTTGCTGTGATCGGCAACTGCAAGACCGCCGCGCTGGTCGATCCGACGTCGCGGCTGGTGTGGTGGTGCTTCCCGCGCTTCGATGCCGATCCGGTCTTCTCCCGATTACTTGCGGGCGACGAAGAGAAAGGTTTCAGCGACGTCGTGCTCGACGGCATGGTGGATTTCAAATCCGAGTACATCCGCAATACGGCTTTGGTTGAGACCATACTGACCGATGCCAAGGGCAATGCCGTTCGCATCACCGACTTTGCCCCGCGCTTCCGGCAATATGGTCGCATGTTCCGGCCGCCGCAGCTCTTTCGCATCATCGAGCCGATTGCCGGGTTGCCGCGCATCACCATTCGCATTCGGCCGACTCATTCCTATGGCAAGCCGCTGAAGCGAAGCTCGCTCGGCAGCAACCATATTCGTTACGTCGAGGAAGAGTCATCGGTTCGCGTCACGACCGATGCGCCAATCGCCATGATCGAGCACGAATCACCGTTTGTGCTGACGCGACCGGTGCACATGGTGTTTGGCCACGACGAGCCCTATCCCGGCGACCTCGCCGCGACCGCGAAGTCGTTCGCCGAACAGACCAAGGCGTACTGGCTGCATTGGGTGCGACGTCTTTATATCTCTTACGATTATCAGGAAGCGATCATCCGCGCCGCGATCACGCTCAAGCTGTCGAATTTCGAGGAAACCGGCGGCATCATCGCCGCGCACACCACGTCGATCCCGGAAGCGCCGGGTTCAGGGCGTACCTGGGATTATCGGTTCTGCTGGCTGCGCGATGCTTACTTCGTGGTGAAAGCGCTGAATCGCGTTGGTGCGACGCAGACGATGGAGGATTTCATCGGTTTCACGCTGTCGCTTGCGGCGAATACCGATGAACCGCTGAAGCCGGTCTATAGCGTGGTGCCGAACCTCCCGCTCGACGAATGGATAGCGGCCGATCTCAAGGGTTATCGGGGCGATGGCCCGGTTCGCGTCGGCAACGCCGCCGTCGAGCAGAGCCAGCACGATACCTATGGCAGCGTGATCCTCGCGGCGCTGCCGCTATTCTTCGATCGCCGGTTGCCGACGCCGGCTGGTGAAAAGCTGTTTCGCCTGCTGGAGGGCCTTGGAGAGAAAGCAGCCGATGTCGCGCTGAAGCCGGACGCGGGCATCTGGGAATATCGCGGACGGCAACGGATTCACACTCATTCAGCAGCGATGTGCTGGGCGGGCGTCAACAGGCTCGCATCGATCGCTGCGCGGCTCGGCTTGCATGATCGCGCGGCTTACTGGAACTCGGTCGCCGATCCGATCCATAAGGAATTGCTCGAGCGCGCGTGGAATCCGAAACGCGAAGCATTCACTGCTGCATTCGGATCTGACGATCTCGACGCCAGTGTGCTGCTGTTGCCAGACCTTGGCGTATGCGAGGTCGACGATCCGCGCTTCGTCAAGACGGTGGCGGTGATGGAGCGGGAATTGCTGCGCGAGAAGCACGTGATGCGCTACGCCGCAGAAGACGATTTCGGATTGCCGGTGACTGCGTTCCTGATCTGCCGGTTCTGGTTGATCGATGCCTGGTGGCAACAGGGGCGGCGTGAGGAAGCGCGCGAGGCGTTTGCCGATGCACTCGCGCATCGCAATCGCTACGGTCTGCTGTCAGAGGACGTCGATCCGAAAACCGGCGCCTTGTTCGGGAATTTTCCGCAGACCTATTCGATGGCGGGACTAATTCTCACCGGCATGAAGTTGTCGCGGAACTGGGAAGATCGCTACTGGCGCAGTTAG
- a CDS encoding alpha,alpha-trehalose-phosphate synthase (UDP-forming) has product MDLVVVSNRVARAKANEPMTGGLAAALLPVVERSGAIWVGSSGRVRDNVSKDSFAEIESLGAGALALLDLPAAHYGGYYEGFANSALWPALHSRTDLISVSQDNYQCYREVNAFMARALMRFNKPSAAFWIQDYHFLTLGAEMRELGVRNPLGFFLHTPWPARRVIAGVPHHRDLVESMLAYDLIGFQTEDDCENFATYLRAELGLEVEGGSVSSRFGTSRIAVFPIGIDVDGFAAQAQRAASHPDVSRLRKSLHGERLAIGVDRVDYSKGLVNRIGAFDRLFEIQPSLKRSVSLLQIATPSRGGIEAYSNLQDELSRQVTEVNGRHGEVDWTPIRYLSKGFSQTVLAGFYRAAQVGVVTPLHDGMNLVAKEYVAAQNPIDPGVLVLSKFAGAANELDTALLVNPHDIDGMARTIATALSMPSTERRMRWEAMMAKLRAGTIHSWFAGFIEALETAHTGMGPSLLPSVVRPLRVAGVSALGDRRMRDSAHFGPRPMAN; this is encoded by the coding sequence GTGGATCTCGTCGTCGTTTCCAACCGTGTCGCTCGCGCAAAAGCAAATGAGCCGATGACCGGTGGACTGGCAGCAGCGTTGCTGCCTGTAGTTGAAAGGTCCGGCGCGATCTGGGTCGGTTCATCCGGTCGCGTTCGCGACAACGTCTCGAAGGATTCATTCGCTGAAATCGAGTCGCTTGGCGCAGGCGCTCTCGCGCTGCTTGATCTTCCTGCGGCACATTACGGCGGCTACTACGAAGGCTTCGCCAATTCTGCCTTATGGCCGGCTTTGCATTCGCGCACCGATCTGATCAGCGTGTCGCAGGATAACTATCAGTGTTATCGCGAGGTGAACGCATTCATGGCGCGCGCGCTGATGCGCTTCAATAAGCCGAGCGCCGCGTTCTGGATTCAGGATTATCACTTCCTCACGCTGGGCGCCGAGATGCGCGAGCTCGGGGTTCGCAATCCGCTCGGCTTCTTCCTGCATACGCCGTGGCCTGCGCGCCGCGTGATCGCCGGTGTCCCGCATCATCGCGATCTGGTCGAGTCGATGCTCGCCTACGATTTGATTGGCTTCCAGACCGAAGACGATTGCGAGAACTTCGCGACCTATCTGCGCGCTGAGCTCGGTCTTGAGGTCGAGGGCGGCAGTGTTTCTTCCCGCTTCGGCACTTCGCGCATCGCGGTGTTTCCCATCGGCATCGATGTCGATGGATTCGCGGCACAAGCCCAGCGCGCGGCGTCGCATCCGGACGTGTCGCGGCTGCGCAAGAGCCTGCATGGCGAGCGTCTCGCGATCGGTGTCGACCGGGTGGATTATTCGAAGGGCCTCGTCAATCGCATCGGCGCGTTTGACCGGCTGTTCGAAATTCAGCCTTCCTTGAAGCGCTCTGTTTCATTGTTGCAGATCGCGACTCCGTCTCGCGGCGGGATCGAGGCCTACAGCAACCTGCAGGACGAACTGTCGAGGCAGGTGACCGAGGTCAACGGTCGTCATGGCGAGGTGGACTGGACGCCGATCCGCTACCTCAGCAAGGGATTCAGCCAAACCGTGCTCGCCGGTTTCTATCGAGCCGCGCAGGTTGGCGTGGTGACGCCGCTGCATGACGGTATGAACCTGGTGGCCAAGGAATATGTCGCCGCTCAAAATCCCATCGACCCCGGCGTTCTGGTGCTGTCGAAATTTGCCGGCGCGGCGAACGAACTCGACACCGCGCTCCTGGTTAATCCGCACGATATCGACGGCATGGCGCGCACCATTGCGACCGCGTTGTCGATGCCATCGACCGAGCGCCGGATGCGGTGGGAGGCGATGATGGCCAAACTGCGCGCGGGCACCATCCACAGCTGGTTTGCGGGATTTATCGAGGCGCTGGAGACCGCGCATACGGGCATGGGGCCGAGCCTGTTGCCGTCGGTTGTCCGGCCGCTGCGGGTCGCGGGGGTATCCGCCCTCGGCGATCGCCGGATGCGTGATTCGGCGCACTTTGGGCCCCGGCCCATGGCAAATTAG
- a CDS encoding methyltransferase domain-containing protein has protein sequence MIFFTICSKNFLGYALALYRSLVAHQASVHFHVAVCDDLSNFDRLQFPFEILSIDQLGIPNFDEMRRRYNITELNTAIKPFVFSYLFDSQPNQPVVYLDPDIFIVSPLDELNQLIEAGPDCILTPHISEPAEYAEMSDDKFLQYGIYNLGFCMLRGTDEVRRVASWWGRRLETHCVIDLPNGLFVDQKWADLLPAFISNTKILRHPGYNVAYWNLSQRRVRREEDVWTVNGEPLRFFHFSGNKIEDTSILSRHSSQFSIGNSGDVSLLLDRYRDEVFFNGHSHYTTVPYGFSWSGSSGHNAHTDESIARERQSRKGDIPHLPLLKSRSLEEYDVARSFLQNVIRDREQIEQEAIPFGEDAFRLTGYCACCAKTHSFQVSGMYSSRTLADGRVVPNWREHLNCLSCGLVNRVRASLQIFRQEFSPAETDSIYITEAITSTYSWVKERFANTTGSEFFPDARLSGEIRNGVLHQDIQSMSFKDHSFDHVLSFDVLEHVPYHNKAFEEFFRCLKPGGRLLFTAPFSAALNDHHVQAELSSSGELIIHGEPEYHGNPVDMEKGSLSFRRYGWRVLDELRKVGFEDCEVLTYWSKELLYFGNPQHVICATKRAIA, from the coding sequence TTGATATTCTTTACGATCTGTTCGAAAAACTTCCTGGGCTATGCGCTTGCCCTGTACAGGTCACTCGTCGCTCATCAAGCATCTGTGCATTTTCACGTCGCGGTTTGTGACGACCTTTCAAATTTTGATCGGCTACAATTTCCTTTCGAAATTCTAAGCATCGACCAATTGGGCATCCCGAATTTTGACGAGATGCGCCGTCGCTACAACATCACAGAGCTGAACACCGCGATCAAACCTTTCGTTTTCTCGTATTTGTTCGATTCGCAGCCTAACCAGCCTGTCGTTTACCTGGATCCGGATATTTTCATTGTCTCCCCGCTGGACGAGCTGAATCAGCTCATCGAAGCTGGCCCTGATTGCATTCTTACCCCTCACATATCTGAACCCGCCGAATATGCGGAAATGAGCGATGACAAGTTTCTCCAGTATGGGATCTACAATCTTGGTTTCTGCATGCTGCGAGGAACCGATGAAGTACGAAGGGTCGCTTCCTGGTGGGGGCGAAGACTAGAAACTCATTGCGTTATTGATCTGCCTAATGGACTTTTCGTCGATCAGAAGTGGGCCGATTTGTTGCCTGCCTTCATAAGCAATACAAAGATTCTGCGGCACCCAGGCTATAACGTCGCTTACTGGAACTTGTCACAAAGACGCGTTCGCCGGGAAGAAGATGTCTGGACTGTAAACGGAGAGCCACTTCGTTTTTTCCACTTCAGCGGCAACAAGATTGAAGACACATCAATCTTATCGCGCCACAGCTCACAGTTTAGTATTGGCAACTCGGGCGACGTGTCACTCCTGCTCGACCGATACAGAGACGAAGTGTTCTTTAACGGGCACTCGCACTACACGACCGTTCCTTACGGATTTAGCTGGAGCGGATCGTCTGGTCACAACGCGCACACGGATGAAAGCATTGCTCGAGAACGGCAATCCCGAAAGGGAGACATTCCGCACCTGCCGCTTCTGAAATCACGCTCTCTCGAAGAGTATGATGTTGCCCGCTCGTTTCTTCAAAATGTTATCCGTGACCGCGAGCAGATTGAACAAGAAGCTATCCCGTTTGGTGAGGATGCCTTCAGGCTCACAGGATACTGCGCCTGTTGCGCTAAAACACATAGCTTCCAGGTCAGCGGCATGTATTCGTCCAGGACTCTGGCGGATGGACGCGTCGTTCCAAATTGGCGTGAGCACTTGAATTGTCTTTCGTGCGGGCTGGTTAATCGCGTCCGCGCCTCGTTACAGATTTTCCGCCAAGAGTTTTCTCCGGCTGAAACCGATTCGATTTACATAACGGAAGCAATTACGTCGACGTATAGCTGGGTGAAGGAAAGATTTGCCAATACGACCGGAAGCGAATTCTTCCCGGATGCTCGACTGTCTGGCGAGATCAGAAACGGTGTTCTTCACCAGGATATTCAGTCAATGTCCTTTAAGGATCATTCGTTTGACCATGTCCTCAGTTTTGATGTGCTGGAGCACGTGCCATATCACAATAAGGCATTCGAGGAATTCTTCCGATGTCTGAAGCCAGGCGGAAGATTGCTTTTTACGGCTCCTTTCAGTGCCGCCTTGAACGACCACCACGTACAAGCAGAACTGAGTTCATCCGGAGAACTGATTATCCATGGCGAGCCGGAATATCACGGCAATCCGGTAGATATGGAAAAGGGCTCACTCAGTTTCAGGCGTTACGGGTGGCGGGTTCTCGATGAACTTCGGAAGGTCGGCTTTGAAGATTGTGAGGTTCTTACCTACTGGTCGAAAGAATTGCTTTATTTTGGAAACCCCCAGCATGTCATTTGCGCGACGAAGAGGGCGATAGCCTAG